From the Callithrix jacchus isolate 240 chromosome 22, calJac240_pri, whole genome shotgun sequence genome, the window CAGTGAGCCTGGAGCACTGTCACTAGCGAAGCTCCCAGAGGTCCAGCGACCCAGTTCCTATGAGGGGCTGGTTCTGCGGCCCCGGCTGCCTGGCcactgctgggattccagactCCAGAGGGAAGCAGGGCCTCACGTAAACCACGGTGTTTGTGAACGCGGCTTCGGCCCCGGAGCCTGCTGTCAGTCAAGGTCGGGGTCCTGGTCTCAGGCCTGCCGCACAAGCTCGTTCTGTTGAGCGTGGGTTGAGTGGCGTCCGGGCGTGCACCACAGTGGAACCCGGCACCCTGCTGCCTTCCTCGAACACGAATCAGCTGAGCCAGGCAGAGCGCGAGGGCCGGCTGAGCTCCCGATCCCTGGAGGGCCGGGCCCCCAGCCTTGAGAAAGCCTGGTCCCGCCGGGGTCCACACACAAACTGAAGCCGCTCAGGGCGAGGCCTCCAGAGtgcctgacctcaggggatccagccgcctcggcctcctgcagtgctgggatgacaggcgtgagccaccgcgccccgcccttCTCTGTACCTTCTCCCTCATCGTCCCAGTGAAGctttttgagttttatatttcttttttgagagtcaTACGACGTAAAGGTCACCATTTTAGAGTGTACAGGTGGCTTTTAGTGCAGAGTCACACAGTCTCCACCTCTTAATTCCCGAactccatcaccccaaaaagcaGCCCTGCCCCATCAGCTGTCACTCGGTGCCCTCCCCGGCCCCAGAACTCCGCACGCACACTTCCGTCCCAGTCCCTGTGGACTGGCCTTTTGGACGGGTTGTGTGAACGAACGCTACACTGTGCACGAAGCCTTTTGGAGCTGGCTTCTCTCACTGGGGAGGATGTTGCCTCCCCCTGATTCAGTGCCACCGAGGGCCCCTTTATACGCTGTGGTCTTGGGACAGTCCCAAGCCATCGCAGTGTCCAAGAAGCAGTGTGTCCTTTTGAGAACGCGGCTTTAGATCACAAAGGTGCATCTGGGCGGGAAAGGCACGTGGTCAGACTGTGCCGGTCTCCCccaaggctggggctggaggatggaAGGGCTGGTCCCTCGGAGGGGACCCCGCACAGAGACCAGGGGTGGACAGACACTGCCCTCCATGAGCAAATCCGGCCCGGCCCTGGGCTCCAAACTGTGTGTAGCTTCTCCGGGGTGGGGCCGAGCCGAGGCGGATGAGGAGAGTCCTGGGCTCCGCTGGGCCCTGCAGACCCCAGGCCATCACTGTGGGATCGAATGTAGGAGGGGAGCCATCCAGCTGCCCACCGGACGTGGCATAGGGGCTGGGGACAGCGCGGAGATGACCGCGGCTGCTGTGGGCACTGAGGTCACTGGGGTGCAGGAACGGGGTGGGGTGACTGTGGCCTTGCCTCTCCCGCCCCTGCAGTGGCTGTCATTGGGCGCGGACTCCAACGGGAGCGGCGTCTCTGTGCTGCTGGAGCTGGCACGCCTCTTCTCCCGGCTCTATACCTACAAGCGCACACATGCAGCGTGAGTGCCGGGGGCGGGCAGGGGTGCAGAGGTGCGGGGGCCGCACTGCCGGCGAGCGCCACCCACCAGGCACCTCTGCACCTGTTTCTGTGGAGCTTCCTGGCCCTGATGTGGGCCTGAACCCAGGGAGCCCAGGAATCGGGCGCCCTGTTTATCGAGGGCAAGCCCAGCCCTCGCAGGCTTCATCTCTTGGAGTCCCACGACCCGCCAGCTGTTTGCCCCAGGCAGGGTTTTGCGGAGCCTGCTGGGAGCGCTGTCAGCCGCAAGCGGTGGCGACGCCCCGCTGAGGGCCCTGGAACCAGGGGCTCCCCTCGGCCCTGTGATGTCAGGCCCAGATTTTCCCCTGGGGCAGGGCCGTCCTGGGCATTGCAGGGCACTGAGCAGCATCCCGGCCCCCACCCATTCCATGCCAGGAGTACCCCACAGTCATGACAGGGACAGATGTCCTCACGCATCACCCGCTCTCCACTGGCGGCAGAATCACCCTGGGTTAGGGGATTCCACACCCCCCAAGAGACTGTCCCATGATCCTCACTGAGACTGTGTCCCATGTGCCCCAGAGTTCCCAGGAGGCTGTACACATTGAAATCCATGCCctgagtggggagggagagaggaggcgaATCCCAGGAGCTGGGGTCCGCCTGGTTCACACCGTCTGCCCCTGCGGAAGTTTATCCTGGGGTCTGGTGTGAGCAAGGAGCAGACTCAATTTTTCCCCAAATAATGAATGCAGGGTTCGTCCCCCGTGCCCTGCGGATGTCTTTTGTGGATGATTCTGTCCTGGGCACTACCCACTCCATGGCAGGAGCACCCCCAGGCGTAGCAACCACAGATGTCCTGGACATGACCGTCTCCTGGGGAGGGTGGGTAGAGTCACCTCTGGGTGATAGTCACCCCCTCCTGAGACGGGACTCCCGCAGCCATGTGTCAGCGGCTCAGAGAGGTCAGGGCCACTGTGGCTGGGACGTTTCTCACCCTTCTCACAGTCACAAGTCTGCTGCCAGACTCATACAGGTTCAGGTAGGAACTTTGATTCCAACTCCTAGCtcaccaatcctcctgcctcggcctcctaaagcactagaattacagggatgagccgccatgcccggccaaaGCTTTTTGTTAAGCGGTGGaacctcctccccagctccccactgaCGCCCTTTGAGAAGCTCATGCTGTCACACACGTGAACAGGACTGGTTTCTGCCGAACGGCGGGCTTCTTGGCAGCCAGGGCAGAGGTTGGCTTTCCAGGGAAGAGGGGAACTGGGTTAGAGAGAGTCTGGGGCAGATGTGGGAGGGTAAGGGTAGCCACCGGCCTAGGCTTTTGTTAGGGGTTGTCCCCAACAGTTTCCTTCTCTGATCCTGGTGACCCTCTAACAGCCCAGGCTATGTTCCATTAGaattcttggccgggcgtggtggctcacacctataatcccagcactttggaaggctgagatgggtggatcacatggtcaggagttcgagacaagcctgaccaacatgttgaaaccccgtctctattaaaaatgcaaaatcagctggatgtggtggcgtgcacctgtaatcccagctactcaagaggcaggagactcccttgaacccaggtgttggaggttgcagtgagccgagattgtgccactgtactcccacctgggcaacaagagcgaaaccctgtctctaatggagaaaaagaaggaattcttTAAGTGAATAGTCTATTTTCTGGGCTTCCTGGTATCTGCTGCCTGGTCAGTCACCCCAGTTACTCCTGGACTGAGAGGCCTCTAGAGCTGGGGTCTGATGTGGGGTGGCCCTGCTGCCCAGAGACACCGAACCATCAGCGGTTGTCACGGGGGAGCTCCTGGCATAGGGTGGTGAGGACAGGCACGCTGCTCAGCATCCTGAGCACCCAGGATGGCCCCACCCCAGGGAACCATCTGGCCCCACAGGGCTGAGGGAATAACCCTGCCCTAGGGGGCTGGTCAGTATTTCCTACTTTGGGGAGACCTCCACAGCCCCCCTCAGGGACCTGTGACCTGGCTGGGTCTCCGCCCCAGGTGCTCGCCTGTCAAAGCCAACACCAGGTCTCCCTCCACCAGGTATAACCTCCTGTTCTTTGCTTCTGGAGGGGGCAAGTTTAACTACCAGGGAACCAAGCGCTGGCTGGAGGACAACCTGGACCACACAGGTGAGCGGCCCCAGGTGGTGGTGGTAGGGGCCATGGGGGCGTTTGGAGGGGGAGGCTGCCGTGTGGGTCTGGGGGCGCGGGGATCGGGGACCACTGCCCGCCCCGCCAGCTCTCGGTGCCTTGCAGACTCCAGCCTGCTCCAGGACAACGTGGCCTTCGTCCTGTGCCTGGACACCGTGGGCCGGGGCAGCAGCCTGCACCTCCACGTGTCCAAGCCGCCCCGGGAAGGCACCCTGCAGCACGCCTTCCTGCGGGAACTGGAGACGGTGGGTGCCCCTTTGAGGGACGGGCCTGGGGCTCTATGGGGCACACATCGGGGCCGGGGTGGGGCATTCCTTCCTGGGGTGTCCTTGCTGTGGGTCCTTGGGACTGAAGGGCACACTGTCGGGGCGGGATTGGGGCATCCTGTCCCGGGCTGTGTGTGTCCCTTCCCCCTCCCCGTCCCTCCTTACCTGGGGCTGCAGTGGGAGGCCTCAGGGGGACCCCGGGGGTAGGTACATTTCTCCTTGTTCTGCACCATCGGGGGTTCTGAGAGACCCCTGGAGCGTTTAGAAAGTGGGCTGGggggccccaccccacccctgcctgtGGTCCCGCCCCTGCCCGCCCTCTGCTGGTGGTCCCATCCCTACCTGTAGCCCCGCCCCTGCTCGTCCTTTCCTGGTGGTCCCACCCCTGCCTATGGCCGCACCCCTGCCCACTGTCTGCTGGTGGTCCCGCCCCTGCCTGAGGCCCCATCCCTGGTCGTCCTCTGCTGGTGGTCCCGCCCCTACTCGTCCTCTGCTTGTGGCCCCGCCCCAGCCTGTGGCCCCACCCCTGCCCGCCCTCTGCTGCTGGTCCCGCCCCTGCCTGTGGCCCCACCCCTACTCGACCTCTGCTGGTGGCCCCGCCCCTGCTTGTTGCCCCGCCCCTGCCCGTCCTCTGCTGGTGGTCCCACCCCTGCCCGCCCTCTGCTGGTGGTCCCGCCCCCGCCTGTGGCCCCGCCCCTGCCCGCCCTCTGCTGGTGGTTTCGCCCCTGTGTGGTCCCACCCCTGCCTGGCCTCTGCTAATGGCGCTGCCCGCTGCAGGTGGCCGCACACCAGTTTCCCGAGGTGCGGTTCTCCATGGTGCACAAGCGGATCAACCTAGCGGAGGACGTGCTGGCCTGGGAGCACGAGCGCTTCGCCATCCGCCGGCTGCCCGCCTTCACGCTGTCCCACCTGGAGAGCCACCGCGACGGCCAGCGCAGCAGCATCATGGATGTGCGGTGAGCTCGGCATCGCCCGATCAGTGCCTTCTGGAGCTTTCCTGGGGGCTGAGCGACAGGTCGCAAGTCCAGGGGCTGTGAGAGCTTGCAGGGAACGGCCCCCACACAGGCCTTGGGGAAGGGACTAGGGTGTGGCCAAGGCCGGCTGTAGGGTCAGGCGGTTTGCAAGCTCCTAGTTACTGGGGATAGGAAGGTGAGGCCAGCAGCCTGAGGTGTGGCCCTCGTGTGGGACCCCCAGACTCTGTCACTTGTTGAGTTAGGAGCAAGCAGCTCCTGCCTCCGAGCCTCTTCAGGGCCCTGCCATGGCCTGAAAGCCCTGCCTGGCCCCGGCCACCATCTTGGGGAGCCTGGCCCCCCACTGCACCCTGGCCCTTCTCACAGCCTCTGGGGCGCTGTGTCTTCTGACTCTGTGTCCTGCCTGTCTCCCTGCCGTCCTGTGAGCTCCCGTGGGCAGGGTTTTGTGGAGCTTGAAACAGTCTGGCTACCCTGGGCACACTCCCAGCCGGTCCTGGAACCAGCAGGCGGGCGCCGTCTCCTTCCCTAGCACCCGAGGGCCCAGCATAGACCTGCACTGTGCCTCCGCTCTGCTCTGGCTTCACTGGGCtctcaggagtttgagctcaGCCATCGGAGGCCTTCAAAAGCCAGGCGCGGGAGGGAGGGGACACATCCCCATGTGGTCTGCAGGTCTGGAAAAGATGGAGGTGGGTGGTTGTCCACCAGCTAGGAAAGATCGCCGGGAAGTGGGGTCAGCTCAGGAGGGGAAGTGGGGTCAGCCCAGGAGGCCACCTGGGATTTCTAGAGGGTCCCAGAATGGATTCTTCCACCAGGGGGGAATAGTCCTGTTTAAACCCCGGAAGAGCAGAAAACCATGTTGGTAGGAACCAAGGCTGTGGGGTGCGAGCCTCACCTGCGCACAGGAGTGGGGCAGGACCAGGGTACTGGAGGTCGTGGGGTGCGGTGAACCTGAGCCTGCGTGTCAGCTGAGTAGCTCAAGCTCAGCTTAACTTCACTCTCTGAGACAgtctctgctgcctgggctggagtgctggattccagcatgagccaccgtgccaggcacCAGGTccacattttaaaacactgtgTTTGAATTGTGAAGGTCCCGGGTGGATTCTAAGACCCTGACCCGGAACACGAGGATCATTGCGGAGGCTCTGACTCGAGTCATCTACAACCTGACGGAGAAGGTGAGCCTTCGCCACGGCCACTGCCAccgccagccccagccccagccccagcccagcggCCTGGACTCAGGGCTGTCCGCCCCTCTCTCTGCAGGGGACACCCCCAGACATGCCGGTGTTCACGGAGCAGATGGTAAGCGAGCCAGGGCCGGCGGGTGAGCGGGCAGGCGGGGCGGGGCCATGACCGCCGCCGTCCCCACAGCAGGTCCAGCAGGAGCAGCTGGACTCGGTGATGGACTGGCTGACCCACCAGCCCCGGGCCGCGCAGCTGGTGGACAAGGACAGCACGTTCCTCAGCACGCTACAGCACCACCTGAGCCGCTACCTGAAGGACGTCAAGCAGCACCACGTCAAGGCCGACAAGCGGTGAGGGCCTGGGCTCCGTGCTGACCCTACTCAGCCTGGGGGTACGGGGCCACCCTCACTGCGTCTCCCACACCCCTACCCTGGGGATGCCAGGTGGAGCAGATACAAGAGAGGCTGGGACTCGGGCCGGGCACAGCGACtctcacctgtaaccccagcgctttgggaggatgaagcgggcagatcacgtgaggtcaggagtttgagaccagcctggccaatatggtgaaaccctgtttctactaaaaatacaaaaactaggcagGTGTGGCagagggcgcctgtaatcccagctacttaggagactgggGCGGAAGAATCAccgaacccaggagttggagaccagcctgggcgacagagcaagaccccatctctacaaagttttaaatttttatttatttgtttttgagacgagtcttgctctgtcgcccaggctggagtgcagtggtgtgatctcatcttaCTACAAACTCCGGCTCCGGTTCAGGCAGTTCTTGGACCTCagtatcccgagtagctgggattataggagcgcgccgccacgcccggctcattttttgtatttttagtagagttggggtttcaccatgttagccaggttggtctcgaactcttgactacAAGTCATCaggctgccttagcctcccaaaatgctgtgattacaggtggaagccacctcacccagtctGTGTCtctacaaacactttttttttttgagacagagtttcgctcttgttacccaggctggagtgcaatggtgtgatctcggctcgccacaacctccgcctcctgggttcaggcaattctcctgcctcagcctcccgagtagctgggattacaggcacgcgccaccaagcccggctaatttttgtatttttagtagagacggggtttcaccatgttgaccaggatggtctcaatctcttgacctcgtgatccacccgcctcggcctcccaaagtgctgggattacaggcgtgaaccaccgcgcccggccctacaaACACTTTAAAGAATTAGCTGTCAGGaacgtggctcacacttgtaatcgcagcactttgagaggccgaggcgggtgcaccatgaggttgggagttcaagaccagcctgagcagcatgctgaaaccccttctctactaaaaatgcaaaaatgagtggggcgtggtggcgtgtgcctgtaatcccagctactcaggaggctgaggcaggagaattgcctgaacccgggaggcggaggttgcagtgagccgagatcacgccactgcactccagcctgggcggcagtgagacaaaaaaaaagaattacttggGCGTAGTGGTGCCCCTGAGAAAGTGCTCCCTCCCCAGGGACCCGGAATTTGTCTTCTACGACCAGCTGAAGCAAGTGATGAACGCATACAGGTGAGTGGCTGCCAGCGGGGCCTGGAGTCCGTCACCCCTCTGTGGGTTACAGCCACGGGGATCGAGGCCCACGGGGTCTGAGGGGCCACCTCGCTGCCCCGCCCTGTCCTCCACCACAGGGCCGTGTTTTTCCACAGAGTCAAGCCAGCCGTCTTTGACCTGCTCCTGGCCGTCGGCATCGCCGCCTACCTCGGCATGGCCTATGCGGCTGTCCAGGTGAGCAGTGCCCGGGCTCGGGCGGGGCAGGGGGCAGCGCGAAGCGGGAGCCGGGCTGGGCGTCTCTGACAGCATCCCACGCCCTGGCCCAGCCTAGAGTCACACGGCCTGGGGCTCCTGCCCCGCCCACATCCTCACCCCCTCCTGGTGCGTCCCCAGCACTTCAGCCTCCTCTACAAGAGCGTCCAGAGGCTGCTCGTGAAGGCCAAGACGCAGTGACGCGGCCGCCCCCGCAGCCAGAGCCCCTTCCACAGCCTGTTCCATGGGGCGGAGCACGAGTGAGTGGACTCTGCCCTCCTGTCCGGGTGGCCCCAGCGGGGACAGAGACCCTCCCCTCCCCGGCAGTGGTCGAAACACTGAATTACAGAGCTTTTCCCTGTTGCTCTCCAAGACCAGGGGggattcttccttttttccttgtctttgaaCTTCCTGGAGGAGAGCTTGGGAGATGTCCTGGGGCCAGGCTACAGACTTGCGGACCAGCCCCCCAGCCCCGGGAGCCGGCCGCCCTCGGTCCGATGTAAGCACACGTGCACAATTAGAGCGGAGACACCGGGACTCCCGCCCGATCTCCTGCCGCCTCCGCCCCCACCTCCTGCCGAAGGGGCCTGGACTGCAGGTGTGAACTGCCCCCTGCTCCGCATCTGCCCATGGACGCGCCTCCCGCTCCCTGATGGTGGCGTGGATGTGCTTATTTATCTCTGCTCCCTCTTGGCTGGAGAGGGCAGTGCCAGCGCAGGGTTCCGGGATTCCAGCCCCACTGGAGCCTTTTGTCCCTCGTGGTCTCAGCGACCCATCCCCCCACAGTGGGCTCTCGGGGAGCTGCCCCACCCGGCCTTCCCCTATTCTGACAGTGGCAAGCAGACACCATTGCTGTGAGCCTCTGCTCCACGGGGGGCTGGCAGGGGCCCTGTCTCCTCCACCCCGACACTGCACACCCCTGGCCACCTGCCCTCCTCTCCTAGCCAGTCTTGGCCCCTGTGCCTCCGAGGCCCCAGCCCAGCTCCCAGGGCCCTCACCTGCATGGCGTGCCCTCCCaccccccagctccctgccctgaGCCTGAGCCGGTGCCTGCGGTTTCCTGGGCGTGGCACGGGCCCCCCAGGCCCTCCAGCCTTTGCCAGGGCCAGCCGGTTTCTGGGGAACTGGGTGCTGGTGGAGgtctgggaggcaggaggtggcCCGGGGAGGCCTGATGGCTCCTCCCATCACTCCccaccctgggcctcagtttcctcatctgtagaaacGATGTGTTCCGGAGGGGCATCCGAGCATTTGCTGGGGAAGAGATGACTTGGGACATGGCCTCTGGGGCCACCCTTCCTGGGACTCAGAGAGGAGGTCCAGCCCCCTGGAGAGGCTGGGTCGGAACCTCAGCCCCGAAGGCAGGGCGCCTGGTGTGAGTGTGGGGGGAAGGAGGCCGCACTGAGCTCAGGGAGACCCAGGCGTGTCCGTTCTTTAGCAATACAACCTACCCAGTGCGAGCTCACGGGAAAGGGCTTGAGCTGGGCGAGTCCTGGCCTGGGCACCCGAGGCCGCCTCCCTTTCGTGGCCCAGGGAGGTGTTTGCTGTCTGAGGGACCTGGGCCGCCCATGGGAGCCCGGGGGTCTGTCCACCCTGCCGCCTGGAAGGGTGAGGGGACAACACTCCTGTTTCCTCCTGGCTGGCAGTGCACTCCCTCTCCCCTGTCTGCCCCGCGGGTGGCTTGCTCCTCCAGAGACTTGCCCAAAGGCCCGTCACCGCCGTCTTCTGGGCACTCGTGGTGGGACTCTGGGACCCAGGCAGCTGCCGCCTTGTCACCATGACAGGATTTGGGGGGTGCTTGCGTGCTGGCCAGTGGGCGTCTGTCTGGGTGCCGCAGGGCCAGGGTTGCGGAGggagcttccttccttcctgggcaGGACGCACTGACCGGCCGTCTGGTTCTCAGGCTGGTGTGGGGTGCAGCCGGCCCGATGAGAAAATAAAGCCATATTGAATGATCGCCACCACCGTCTGTCTGGGGGCTGTGAGGATTGGACTGTGGCAGCTGTTGGGGAGCTTGTGTTCCTCCAGGGGGTGACAGGAGGGGCAGAGCTGTGTGCAGAGCACGTCACTGACTTGCCCTCTGCTGGAAGGGCACAAGCCCGTTGTGGGCCAGGCCTGTGCCTGAGGTGGCTGGGTGTGCGGGAGAGTGAGGCTCTGGCCACCCGCTGTTGCTGGGCCCGGCAGCCTtgccctctcccacctcccccagGAGGGCCTGCATACAGGGTCTCAAGCCACCATCACAAAGCACCACCACCTATGGGGCTCAGAACACCAGGATTCTAccctcactgtctcccaggccacAAGTCCAAAGTCAGGGTGTGGGCAGGACCCTCAGGGCgagcccttcctgcctccctcagcTTCTAGGGCTCCCGGTGTCCTCGGCCTGTGGCCACATTGCTGCAGCCCCCGCCTCGTCTCTGTCTTCCCAGGACCTCTCAGGTTGGCTCAGggcccacctcctccaggaaggtgTCCCCCTAGCTCATGACCTCTGCCTAGATCCCACTTCCAACTGACGTGAAAGGCTCAGGTTCTTCTGGACATGACTCTGGGGGGACTCTGCAGCCCTGGATGGTGGGCAGTGGGCTGTGTGAGGTTGGCTCCCAACCCCACCCCAGGTTCCGAGAGGTCCCAGCGGGGTGCTGTCCTTGCCTAGTTTTGGTTTACTGAGGGCGTGTACAGCACAGATCTGGGGTTTGTCCCTCCTGGCCTGAAGCCCTGGTGACCCTCCTGGGGTCCGCCCGGCACCCAAGCCCCTACCTGGCCTGCCCATTTGCCAGACAGTAAACACTGGTGAAGCTGCCATGTCCCTGGCCTGAGATCCATGCTGTGGAGGAGGGAGGACAGGCAGAAATGTGCTGGTGAGAAGAAGCAAGGAGAGAGCTGGGGCggggggaggctggggcagcctGGAAGTGACCCAGAGGGAGGCAGGAGCCTGTGAACTGTGGGCGGAAGGGACGGTGTCTGAgctgcagcctgaatgaggaggCAGCCGGGGTGGTAGCTGGAGGAGGAGGTTAAAGCAGAGGCACAGCCCagctgtgcaaaggccctggggcaggatgGCGCCTGGCGTGTTGGAGGAAGAGCAAGAAGCCTTGAGCAGAGGGAGTGAGGGTGGAGAGGGGACAGGGCAGGCGATGCAGAGCCTGGTGGGCCATGGAGAGGACAGGCTTTGACCCTGGGGAAGGTGGGAGCCATGGAGGGCTTCGGGCAGAGGAGGGACAGGCCCTGGCTCGGGTGTTCCTGGGCGCCCTCTTATGGCTGGTGCAGGGAGTAAAGATGGGTGGCGAGGGTAGGACCGGTGGAGGGGACTGGGCTGGCCCAGGTAGGCGATGCTGGAGCTGGGCCAGGTGGCAGCAGACAAGGGTGGGCTCATCCTGTTCCCCTCCCGCCCCCGCTGTGTTCCTGCGGCTACAGAGATGCTTCCAGAACCTGACCCAGAGGCCTGGACTGACGGGGGCTTCCTGACCAAGATTCACATCCCCGCAGTGACAGCTGCCTCTTCTCAGACCTGGAAACTTCAGAGACTGGCAGGGTCCCCACCCAGGGTCCAACCCAGCACGGggtctctgcctccaaaaaacaCATGGCGGGAGAGGACTGTGGAGTGAatgggaggggtgggagggacccagagagaaaggaaggcagaacaGGGTCTCTGGGAAGGAAAGGCTCACCTGGCCACGGGGCATGGGGCTGCTGACCACTGGGGACGGGGTGTGGGGCGGGACAGTACCTAGGCTTCCCTGGGTGGAGGCCAGGCTTGGCCCCCACGTGCTGCGTGACCCAGGGATATGGGGGCTGTGCCTCCCTGGGCCAAATGTTACTAGTTTAGGGGGCCCTAGGGTCCACAGCTGTGACCTTCCTGGGGTCCTGCGTGACCCCTGTGAGCTTAGCAAGGCCAAGAGTAGACAGTGGCTGCCCCTCTGTGCAGGCAGAAGGTGGCTTTGGCCCCGTCACGGACTCAGGCAAAACCCATGTCAAAAGATAGGatggctggtcgtggtggctcacacttgtaatccgaacactttgggaggctgaggtgggcagatcacgaggtcaggagttcgagaccagcttgaccaacatggtgaaaacctgtctttactaaaaatacaagaattagccggacgtggtggtgcgtgcctgtaatcccagctactcagggggctgaggcaggagaatcgcttgaacgcgggaggcggaggctgtcgtgagctgatactgtgccaccgcactccagcctgggtgacagagcgagcctccatcccccccacaaaaagaaaaaaagaaagaaccgcCATAAATAGTTAATTCCTCCCCGCGacacaggtttttctttttcagacagggtctcaagTGAGCTTGGAGGCTCacttctgtaaccccagcacttcgggaagctgaggtgggaggatcacttgaggtcagagttcaagaccagcctggccaacatggtaaaaccccatctctgctaaaaatacaaaaaattagctgggcgtggtggcacattgcctgtagtcccagctactcaggaggctgaggcaggagaatcacttgaacccagaaggtggaggttgcagtgagccgagatggcactactgcactccagcctgggcgacagagcgagacttagactcaaagcaaaaaaaaaaaaaaaaaaaaggtctcgctctgttgcccaggctggagtatagtggtgcagtcacagcgaCCTGCGGacgtgacctcctgggctcaagtgatc encodes:
- the NCLN gene encoding BOS complex subunit NCLN isoform X5; this translates as MLEEAGEVLENMLKASCLPLGFIVFLPAVLLLVAPPLPAADAAHEFTVYRMQQYDLQGQPYGTRNAVLNTEARTMAAEVLSRRCVLMRLLDFSYEQYQKALRQSAGAVVIILPRAMAAVPQDVVRQFMEIEPEMLAMETIVPVYFAVEDEALLSIYEQTQAASASQGSASAAEVLLRTATANGFQMVTSGVQSKAVSDWLIASVEGRLTGLGGEDLPTIVIVAHYDAFGVAPWLSLGADSNGSGVSVLLELARLFSRLYTYKRTHAAYNLLFFASGGGKFNYQGTKRWLEDNLDHTDSSLLQDNVAFVLCLDTVGRGSSLHLHVSKPPREGTLQHAFLRELETVAAHQFPEVRFSMVHKRINLAEDVLAWEHERFAIRRLPAFTLSHLESHRDGQRSSIMDVRSRVDSKTLTRNTRIIAEALTRVIYNLTEKGTPPDMPVFTEQMVQQEQLDSVMDWLTHQPRAAQLVDKDSTFLSTLQHHLSRYLKDVKQHHVKADKRDPEFVFYDQLKQVMNAYRVKPAVFDLLLAVGIAAYLGMAYAAVQHFSLLYKSVQRLLVKAKTQ